Proteins encoded within one genomic window of Cryomorphaceae bacterium 1068:
- a CDS encoding serine hydroxymethyltransferase translates to MKRDQLVFDIIEKERKRQLEGIELIASENFVSDQVMEAMGSVMTNKYAEGLPGKRYYGGCEFVDQTENLAIDRLKKLFGAAWANVQPHSGAQANSAVMLACLQPGDKIMGFDLSHGGHLTHGSPVNFSGKLYRPSFYGVEKETGVIDYDKLEKKAIDEKPKMIICGASAYSRDWDYARLRDIADKIKALLLADISHPSGLIAAKLLNDPLPHCHIVTSTTHKTLRGPRGGIIMMGQDFDNPFGLTTMKGTVRKMSSLLDSAVFPGTQGGPLEHVIASKAVAFGEALTDEYKVYCKQVITNAQGMAASFVKRGYDVISGGTDNHSMLIDLRSKDITGKDAENALIKADITVNKNMVPFDDKSPFVTSGMRIGTPAVTTRGLTEEHMDSIVDLIDQVITNSEDEASIEKVKKEVNQMMSSFPLFAHGELTTN, encoded by the coding sequence TGATGGAGGCAATGGGTTCGGTTATGACAAACAAGTACGCCGAAGGTCTTCCCGGAAAACGGTACTACGGCGGTTGTGAATTTGTAGACCAGACAGAAAATTTGGCAATTGATCGTCTCAAAAAGCTTTTTGGTGCGGCTTGGGCCAATGTGCAACCTCACAGTGGAGCCCAGGCAAATTCAGCGGTAATGCTAGCATGCCTGCAACCAGGCGACAAAATCATGGGGTTTGACCTGAGCCATGGTGGACACCTGACGCACGGTTCGCCTGTTAATTTCTCCGGAAAACTCTACCGTCCTTCATTCTACGGGGTAGAAAAAGAAACGGGCGTAATTGATTACGACAAGCTGGAGAAGAAAGCCATCGACGAGAAACCGAAGATGATCATCTGCGGGGCTTCGGCTTACTCCAGAGATTGGGACTATGCTCGTCTGAGAGACATCGCCGATAAGATTAAAGCGCTTCTCTTGGCCGATATTTCACACCCCAGCGGATTGATAGCCGCCAAGCTTCTGAACGACCCTCTACCCCACTGCCACATCGTGACATCTACCACTCACAAGACCCTTCGTGGCCCGAGAGGTGGAATCATCATGATGGGACAAGATTTTGACAATCCTTTCGGTTTAACCACGATGAAGGGAACCGTCAGAAAAATGTCATCTCTCTTGGATTCGGCTGTCTTCCCGGGGACTCAGGGCGGACCTCTGGAGCACGTCATCGCCTCAAAGGCTGTCGCTTTTGGCGAAGCACTTACCGATGAGTACAAGGTTTATTGCAAACAAGTCATCACCAACGCGCAAGGCATGGCTGCTTCTTTTGTAAAAAGAGGCTACGACGTGATCAGCGGCGGGACTGATAACCACAGCATGCTGATTGATCTTCGCTCAAAAGATATCACGGGCAAGGATGCCGAAAATGCTCTGATCAAGGCCGATATCACCGTTAATAAAAATATGGTCCCTTTTGACGACAAGTCGCCATTCGTGACCAGCGGAATGAGAATAGGAACTCCTGCAGTCACCACCAGGGGTTTGACGGAAGAGCACATGGATTCCATCGTAGATTTGATTGACCAAGTAATCACCAATAGCGAAGACGAAGCGAGCATTGAAAAAGTAAAAAAAGAAGTCAACCAAATGATGAGTAGCTTCCCACTCTTCGCCCACGGTGAACTAACTACAAACTAA